In the genome of Mus musculus strain C57BL/6J chromosome 6 genomic patch of type FIX, GRCm38.p6 PATCHES MG184_PATCH, one region contains:
- the Vamp5 gene encoding vesicle-associated membrane protein 5 — protein sequence MAGKELKQCQQQADEVTEIMLNNFDKVLERHGKLAELEQRSDQLLDMSSAFSKTTKTLAQQKRWENIRCRVYLGLAVAVGLLIILIVLLVVFLPSGGDSSKP from the exons ATG GCAGGGAAAGAACTGAAGCAATGCCAGCAGCAGGCGGACGAAGTGACGGAAATCATGCTCAACAATTTCGACAAGGTCCTGGAGCGTCACGGCAAGCTGGCGGAGTTGGAGCAGCGTTCAGACCAGCTCCTGGACATG AGTTCGGCCTTCAGCAAGACAACCAAGACTTTAGCCCAGCAGAAGCGCTGGGAAAATATCCGGTGCCGGGTCTACTTGGGGCTAGCAGTGGCTGTTGGCCTGCTCATCATCCTGATTGTGTTGCTGGTCGTCTTTCTTCCGAGTGGTGGGGACAGTAGTAAACCATAG